The following proteins are co-located in the Segatella copri genome:
- a CDS encoding FMN-binding protein yields the protein MKKRIFILAALLSTGLIGSMTATTKSSHSEIMTKEADGSYIINTTTLGKDVRGFRGNTPLSIHIKKGKIIDIKPLANQETPKFFNKVKQELLNKWNGMKVSKAASVQVDGVTGATFSSKAVKENVKRGIAYYLKHK from the coding sequence ATGAAGAAAAGAATATTCATTTTAGCAGCCTTACTGAGCACAGGATTGATTGGTAGCATGACTGCAACAACCAAAAGTTCTCATTCAGAGATTATGACGAAAGAAGCAGATGGCAGTTACATTATCAACACTACTACTTTGGGTAAAGATGTAAGGGGATTTCGTGGCAATACCCCTCTCTCTATCCACATCAAGAAAGGAAAGATTATAGATATCAAACCGCTTGCCAACCAGGAAACGCCCAAATTCTTCAATAAGGTAAAACAGGAGTTGCTCAATAAATGGAACGGCATGAAAGTCAGCAAGGCCGCTTCAGTCCAAGTAGATGGCGTTACTGGAGCCACTTTCTCAAGCAAAGCTGTGAAAGAAAACGTAAAACGCGGTATTGCTTATTACCTGAAACATAAATAA